One segment of Desmodus rotundus isolate HL8 chromosome 6, HLdesRot8A.1, whole genome shotgun sequence DNA contains the following:
- the OPRL1 gene encoding nociceptin receptor isoform X1: MDCLFPTPPWGIYGSALQDNLSSPNHSLLPPDLLLNVSHSAFLPLGLKVTIVGLYLAVCVGGLLGNCLVMYVILRHTKMKTATNIYIFNLALADTLVLLTLPFQGTDVLLGFWPFGNALCKVVIAIDYYNMFTSTFTLTAMSVDRYVAICHPIRALDVRTSSKAQAVNVAIWALASIVGIPVAIMGSAQVEDEEIECLVEIPAPQDYWGPLFAVCIFLFSFIIPVLIISVCYSLMIRRLRGVRLLSGSREKDRNLRRITRLVLVVVAVFVGCWTPVQVFVLVQGLGVQPGSEAAVAVLRFCTALGYVNSCLNPILYAFLDENFKACFRKFCCTSALRREGPVSDRVRSIAKDVALACKTSETVPRPA, from the exons ATGGATTGCCTcttccccaccccgccctggggCATCTACGGCAGCGCCCTGCAGGACAACCTCTCCAGCCCCAACCATAGCCTGCTGCCTCCTGACCTGCTGCTCAATGTTAGCCACAGCGCCTTCCTGCCCCTCGGGCTCAAGGTCACCATCGTGGGGCTCTACCTGGCTGTGTGCGTCGGGGGGCTGCTGGGGAACTGCCTGGTCATGTATGTCATCCTCAG ACACACCAAGATGAAGACGGCTACCAACATCTACATCTTTAACCTGGCCCTGGCAGACACCTTGGTCCTGCTGACGCTGCCCTTCCAGGGCACTGATGTACTCTTGGGCTTCTGGCCGTTCGGGAATGCCCTGTGCAAGGTGGTCATCGCCATCGACTACTACAACATGTTCACCAGCACCTTCACACTGACCGCCATGAGCGTGGACCGGTACGTTGCCATCTGCCACCCCATCCGCGCCCTGGATGTCCGTACGTCCAGCAAGGCCCAGGCCGTCAACGTGGCCATCTGGGCCCTGGCCTCCATCGTCGGCATCCCTGTGGCCATCATGGGCTCGGCGCAGGTGGAGGATGAAG AGATCGAGTGCCTGGTGGAGATCCCCGCCCCGCAGGACTACTGGGGCCCGCTGTTTGCTGTGtgcatcttcctcttctccttcatcaTCCCCGTGCTCATCATCTCCGTGTGCTACAGCCTCATGATCCGGCGGCTGCGTGGCGTCCGCCTGCTCTCTGGTTCCCGAGAGAAGGACCGGAACCTGCGCCGCATCACGCggctggtgctggtggtggttgCTGTGTTCGTGGGCTGCTGGACGCCCGTCCAGGTCTTCGTGCTGGTCCAAGGGCTGGGAGTCCAGCCGGGCAGTGAGGCAGCGGTGGCCGTCCTGCGTTTCTGCACTGCCCTGGGCTACGTCAACAGCTGCCTGAACCCCATCCTCTACGCCTTCCTGGACGAGAACTTCAAGGCCTGCTTCCGCAAGTTCTGCTGCACGTCCGCCCTGCGCCGGGAGGGGCCGGTGTCTGACCGCGTGCGCAGCATCGCCAAGGATGTGGCCCTCGCCTGCAAGACGTCCGAGACCGTGCCGCGGCCCGCATGA
- the OPRL1 gene encoding nociceptin receptor isoform X2, producing MLATAPSCPSGSRSPSWGSTWLCASGGCWGTAWSCMSSSGKLGPGEALDGHTKMKTATNIYIFNLALADTLVLLTLPFQGTDVLLGFWPFGNALCKVVIAIDYYNMFTSTFTLTAMSVDRYVAICHPIRALDVRTSSKAQAVNVAIWALASIVGIPVAIMGSAQVEDEEIECLVEIPAPQDYWGPLFAVCIFLFSFIIPVLIISVCYSLMIRRLRGVRLLSGSREKDRNLRRITRLVLVVVAVFVGCWTPVQVFVLVQGLGVQPGSEAAVAVLRFCTALGYVNSCLNPILYAFLDENFKACFRKFCCTSALRREGPVSDRVRSIAKDVALACKTSETVPRPA from the exons ATGTTAGCCACAGCGCCTTCCTGCCCCTCGGGCTCAAGGTCACCATCGTGGGGCTCTACCTGGCTGTGTGCGTCGGGGGGCTGCTGGGGAACTGCCTGGTCATGTATGTCATCCTCAGGTAAGCTGGGCCCTGGCGAAGCCCTTGATGG ACACACCAAGATGAAGACGGCTACCAACATCTACATCTTTAACCTGGCCCTGGCAGACACCTTGGTCCTGCTGACGCTGCCCTTCCAGGGCACTGATGTACTCTTGGGCTTCTGGCCGTTCGGGAATGCCCTGTGCAAGGTGGTCATCGCCATCGACTACTACAACATGTTCACCAGCACCTTCACACTGACCGCCATGAGCGTGGACCGGTACGTTGCCATCTGCCACCCCATCCGCGCCCTGGATGTCCGTACGTCCAGCAAGGCCCAGGCCGTCAACGTGGCCATCTGGGCCCTGGCCTCCATCGTCGGCATCCCTGTGGCCATCATGGGCTCGGCGCAGGTGGAGGATGAAG AGATCGAGTGCCTGGTGGAGATCCCCGCCCCGCAGGACTACTGGGGCCCGCTGTTTGCTGTGtgcatcttcctcttctccttcatcaTCCCCGTGCTCATCATCTCCGTGTGCTACAGCCTCATGATCCGGCGGCTGCGTGGCGTCCGCCTGCTCTCTGGTTCCCGAGAGAAGGACCGGAACCTGCGCCGCATCACGCggctggtgctggtggtggttgCTGTGTTCGTGGGCTGCTGGACGCCCGTCCAGGTCTTCGTGCTGGTCCAAGGGCTGGGAGTCCAGCCGGGCAGTGAGGCAGCGGTGGCCGTCCTGCGTTTCTGCACTGCCCTGGGCTACGTCAACAGCTGCCTGAACCCCATCCTCTACGCCTTCCTGGACGAGAACTTCAAGGCCTGCTTCCGCAAGTTCTGCTGCACGTCCGCCCTGCGCCGGGAGGGGCCGGTGTCTGACCGCGTGCGCAGCATCGCCAAGGATGTGGCCCTCGCCTGCAAGACGTCCGAGACCGTGCCGCGGCCCGCATGA